ATCTCGTCGGTTACGGGCGTCTGACGCCCGATCCGAAATGGCCGGACGAGGCACGCGTCGCCGTGCAGTTCGTCGTCAACTACGAGGAGGGCGGCGAAAGCTCGATCCTCGACGGAGATCCGGCTTCCGAAAACCTGTTGTCGGAGATCGTCGGTGCGGCCGCCTGGCCAGGGCAGCGCAACCTCAACATGGAATCGATCTATGAGTATGGTTCGCGTGCCGGCTTCTGGCGGCTCTGGCGAATGTTCACCGATCTCAAGGTGCAGGCGACCGTCTACGGCGTAACGCTGGCGATGGCCCGCAACCCCGAGGCCGTCGCTGCGATGAAGGAGGCCGGCTGGGAGATCGCCAGCCACGGCTACCGCTGGCTGGAATATAAGGATTTTCCCGAAGATCTGGAGCGCAAGCATATCCTCGAAGCCGTGCGCCTGCACACCGAACTCACCGGCGAGCGGCCCTACGGCATGTATCAGGGCAAGCCTTCCGACAATACGCTTCGGCTGGTGCAGGAGGAGGGCGGTTTCCTCTATTCCTCCGATTCCTATGCCGATGACCTGCCCTATTGGGTGAAGGGCGTCGACGGGAAACCCTTCCTGATCATCCCCTATACGCTCGAAACCAACGACATGCGTTTTGCGACGCCGCAGGGCTTCAATGCCGGCGATCAGTTCTTCACCTATCTGAAGGACGCTTTCGACACGCTTTATGAGGAAGGCAAGGCGGGCAGCCCAAAGATGATGTCGGTCGGATTGCATTGCCGCCTCGTCGGACGTCCCGGCCGGGCGGCAGCGCTGAAGCGCTTCATCGAATATGTGCTGAAGCATGACAAGGTCTGGATTCCGCGCCGCATCGAGATCGCCGAGCATTGGCACAAGCATCATCAGCCGGAAGCGCTCTGATGATGTCGCGCGAGGATTTCGTCTCCCGCTTCGGCGGCGTCTTTGAACATTCGCCTTTCATCGCCGAGCGCGCCTATGACGCCGGCCAGGTGCCGGAGCCGCTGACGGCGGCCGGCGTGCATGCGTCGCTAACCGCTGTCTTCCAGGCGGCAAGCCCGCAGGAGCGCCTCGGCGTGCTCAGCGCCCATCCTGACCTTGCCGGGCGCCTCGCGATAGCGGGCGAACTCACCGAAGACAGCCGGAAGGAGCAATCCGGCGCCGGTCTCGACCGCCTGACCCCGGCCGAACATGCCCGCTTCACCGAACTCAATTCGGCCTATGTCGAAAAATTCGGCTTTCCCTTCATCATTGCGGTCAAGGGGCTCGGCAAGGACGATATCCTGTCGGCCTTCGAAACACGGATCGGCAATGGCAGGGACGAAGAATTTGCGACCGCGACGGCGCAAGTCGAGCGGATCGCGCTGCTGCGCCTGACGACGATGCTGCCGGAGGCTGAATGAACGAGCGGCGCGCGATCGACTATCTCAATGAGATGTATGAGGCGGCATCCGAAGCGCTGTCTTTCGTCGGCGGAATGGATGGGGCGGCGTTCGCCGGGGACAAGCTCACTTTCAAGGCGGTTACCTTTTGCCACTTCACCATCGGTGCCGCGGCATCCCGCTTGCTGGTGACTCATCCGGAATTTGCGACCGAGCATCCCGATCTGCCGTGGACGAAAATCTGCGGCACGGGCAACCGTATCCTCGACGGCGTCTTCGATCTCGATCCTTCCGACATCTGGGAGGCGACGTATCGCACGCTGCCGGAGCTTCTTTCCGCGATCGATGCCATCCGTCACTGGCATGCCGAAGGTGAGT
The nucleotide sequence above comes from Rhizobium indicum. Encoded proteins:
- the uraD gene encoding 2-oxo-4-hydroxy-4-carboxy-5-ureidoimidazoline decarboxylase, which translates into the protein MMSREDFVSRFGGVFEHSPFIAERAYDAGQVPEPLTAAGVHASLTAVFQAASPQERLGVLSAHPDLAGRLAIAGELTEDSRKEQSGAGLDRLTPAEHARFTELNSAYVEKFGFPFIIAVKGLGKDDILSAFETRIGNGRDEEFATATAQVERIALLRLTTMLPEAE
- the puuE gene encoding allantoinase PuuE, which codes for MVSETYPRNLVGYGRLTPDPKWPDEARVAVQFVVNYEEGGESSILDGDPASENLLSEIVGAAAWPGQRNLNMESIYEYGSRAGFWRLWRMFTDLKVQATVYGVTLAMARNPEAVAAMKEAGWEIASHGYRWLEYKDFPEDLERKHILEAVRLHTELTGERPYGMYQGKPSDNTLRLVQEEGGFLYSSDSYADDLPYWVKGVDGKPFLIIPYTLETNDMRFATPQGFNAGDQFFTYLKDAFDTLYEEGKAGSPKMMSVGLHCRLVGRPGRAAALKRFIEYVLKHDKVWIPRRIEIAEHWHKHHQPEAL
- a CDS encoding HepT-like ribonuclease domain-containing protein encodes the protein MNERRAIDYLNEMYEAASEALSFVGGMDGAAFAGDKLTFKAVTFCHFTIGAAASRLLVTHPEFATEHPDLPWTKICGTGNRILDGVFDLDPSDIWEATYRTLPELLSAIDAIRHWHAEGE